The nucleotide sequence AATCCGGGCTCGCCACGGTTTCCGCGTCCCGCCTCGGCCAGCGCAAGGTCCGCTCGCTCTGGGTGTCCGAACTGGACCGCATGATCGAGATCGACCTGCTTCGCCGCGACGTCACCATCTACCGCCACGTCTCGCACGACTCGGTCACCGAAGACGGTCTCGGCTACCGTCAGCAGACCGTCATCGAGATCCCGGAACTGGTCACCGCGCGCGAGCCGCTCGCGACGCAGCTGGACCGGTTCGCCGATCTGCTCGAAGGCAAGGTCGACGCCGACACCGAGCGGGACCTGATCCTTCCGTCGCATGCCGTCGTCGACCAAGTGCTGACGCAGGCCGCGGCCTGATCATTTGGTGAGGCGCTGGCCCCGCGCGTCGTACGCGATGAGGGGGGTGAGCACGTACGGAGACTCCACCTGGCCTGGGTCGAACCAGAAGATGACGACCGACGGGTCCTCGCTCCACGGGACGACCCTGGCCTCGACCGGTTTCCCGCGGACGGTACTGGTGATCCGGGCCGCCGGACCCGAGAAGTAGCCGAACACCGGCACGAACGTGCCCCGGATCAGGTCGCCGCCGTCCACGGCGTGGAAACCGAACGACCGGTCGGATCCCTTGAATTCGTTGGCGGCCAAGAGCGCGTCGTAGTCGCCGGCCCGGTTGCGGTACGCGACCTGCAGGCCGAACTTGACGTCCGCCATCTGCGGCTCGTCGATCGCGAAGGCGTGGATCACCAGCTCACGGCCGTCTTCACCCTTGATCCCGAGCGGGATCGCCTCCCCGAAAGGCTGTTCCGACGGAGCCTCGGTGATCGCCGGGGCCGGAGCCGGCGCCGGGGCCGGGGCCGACGCCGACGGTGGGGTGGGCGCGCTCGCGGCGGGCGGAAGCGGCTGCTGTTCGGGGGACGAGCCCTTGAGCGCGACCGCGCCGACGATGACCAGCACCGTCACCAGAGTGGCGGCGACCCCGCCCGCGCCGGTCGCGAGACGGCGGCGACGGCGGATCCGCCTGCCCTTGGTCATGATCGCGCCGAGGTCGGGTTCGGCGAAGTCCTCGGCAGGCGGTTCCCGCAATGCCGAACGCAGCGTCTCGAGGTCGGTCATCGTCCCAGCCCCCCGATCAGTTCCGTTCCGTCCTCCGCGGTGATCCGCAGCTTGCTCAGGGCGCGGGAGTTGGTGCTCTTCACGGTGCCGATCGAGACACCCAGTTCGCCGGCCACGTCGGATTCCTTCAAATCGAAGAAATGCCTGAGCACCACGACGGCCCTTTCCCGGTCTGTGAGCGTACGCAACGCGTCAAGCAGCCATTTCCGCTGGACGACGGCGCCGGCGACGTCCAAGCCGCTCGGCTGCTCGGGGATGTCCTCCGTGGCGTTCTCCCGGATCGGGCGCCGCCAGCCGTCGATCACATGGTTGACGAGGACCTGTCGCGCGTACGCGTACGCGTCTTTACGGCGTACGCGCGACCAGGCCGCATACGTTTTCGCGAGCGCCGTCTGGGTGGCGTCCTCGGCCTGATGACGGTCGCTGGTGAGCAGGTAGGCGGCATGCTGAAGACGGTTCGCCGAGTTCCGCACGAACTCGACGAACTCGTCATCGCCGCGAGCCACCCTGGTCCTCATCTCCGTTCGACGGTTGGCCACAGGAAAGGTTGCCTCGACCGCTCAGTCCTTCCGGCGGGTGAACCGGAGCGCGACGACGAGCCCGGCCACGACCACGGCGACCGCGAGGACGATCCACACCCAGGCCGGCACCAGGCCTTCCGGAGTGGTCTCACCCGCCTGCGGTGCCGGGGAGGCGCTGCTCGCCGGGGCCTGGCCGGCGGCCGGGGCCTGGCTCGACGGGCTCGGGGCGGCAGCCGGGGCGCTGAGGGTGAACTTCACCGAGCCGCTCGCGGCATGCGAATCGTCGAAGGCCACCTTGTAGCGGAGGGTGTACTCGCCCGCCGGCCCGACGGCCTGGACCGGCGCCGTGACGACCGTGTCGGCGACCTCCGCCCGGCCGACCGTCCACGACGCGTTCTCCGGTCCGGTGATCTGGATCGGGTTGTCGTCCGCGAGGGTGACCGGCCCCGAGAAGGTCAGCTTGATCTGTGTCGGCGGTGTCGTCAGCGAAGCGCCCCTGGCCGGGTCACTGCTCTTCAGCTCCGAATGGGCCATCGCCGGGGTCGCGGCGCCCATCAGGGCCAACCCGGCGACCAGCAACGACGCGCCGAACCGCTTGAACCTCATCTGACACCCTTCTCAGCGGGAACTCCCCGCCCGAGCCTAGTAGCCGGATGCCACGGTGCGGTGGTTCCCGCTCGTGAGCGCGATCAGGGGCGCTGCGCGTGCCGGGTGGTCAGCGCGTCGAGGTCGAAGGTGAGCGGGGTTCCGTCGAAGTCGAGACTCACCTTGCCGGTGTGCTCGCCGAAGTTCTCGTACTCGCCGTCGATCAAACGGTAGGTGGTCATGCTCGCCGGTTCTTCGAGGTCGACGATCCAGTAGTGCTCGATGCCGACTTCGGCGTATTCGGAGAACTTGGTGACCCGGTCGGTGCGGACGGTGCCCTCGGAGAGGACCTCGATGACCAGCCGCAGGTCTTGAGCCGCGTATCGTGCCGGGTTTCTTTCCACGAGCTCCGTCGCCGCGACGAGAACGTCCGGTACGCGAACCGTCAACGGAAGTTCCGAGACAATGAACTCGGCTTCAGAAAGAGCCATAAGCGCTTCAGGCAGCTGTTCGTTGAGCAAGTAGCCCAGGCGAGTGACCGCGAGCTGATGGAACGACATCGGCCGGGGGGCCTCGACCAGCACTCCTTCGACGACTTCTGCGCGGTGTTCCGGGTCTTTCGGCAACGCGGCCCAGTCGTCGAGCGTCAGGAGGCGGTGAGGCCACTGCACGACACTCATCGAACTCCTCCTTCGCCGGTGATCACCAGACCATCTTCCCACGGTTCCCCGAAGAACGTATCACCACGGAAAGTAGTAAATCATTACGGTGAGGAGTTGCGGAGAAGCAAAGCTCGTCCTTGGTCGCCCCTTGTGAGTCCGACGTTTCGCAGTTCGGCCACCTTTCACCGAAGGAGAGGAGCCTGGGTGCTCTTGATCGTCGCCAAGCACTTGTCGGTCACCGCCTGTAGCGGCGAGCCCGCCGCCGGTTCCACCGGCGCCCACCTCACCGGCCAAGGTCACGGCGGTTCGGCAGAAGGACGGTCAGCAAGAGGCCGCAGTGAAGAAAAGAAGACGGCATCACCAAGTACACGTGCCGGCACAACGCCGTGGTCAGCCTGGTCCTTGCACCCTTCTTCCGGAGAAGGGGTGGCCGGTGCCGTCGATGTCGCCGAATATCGGCGGACGGCTCGGGGACCCGTCTCCGGCCTGATCTTCGCCGCGGATGGCGGGTCTCGCGTGGCTGGATGGACGACACGCTCGCCGACCGCCCCGGGCTACTCCGTGAAGTCGCCCGCCGGGGCACCCCAAGAGCCGGGGGTGTCCCCGCGTTCCTCGGCCAGCGCCCGCCGCCGCGCGTTCTCGGCGCGGACCCGCTCCACTTCGGACTGGATGTACTCGTCGTCGTACTTCTGGAACACGCGCGCGGGGTTGCCCGCGACCAGGGTGCGCGGCGGGACGTCCTTGGCGACCACGGAATTCGGCTGCACGGTGGCGAAATCGCCGATCGTGACACCCGCCATGATCACCACGAGGCCGCCGATGAAGCAGCCTTTGCCGATCTTCACCGGTTTGCGCTCGATGAGGTCGCTGCCGGAGTGGTTCTGCAGCGTCATGTTCGCGAGCCAGCTGGAATGCGTGAAGATCAGCGTGTTCAGCCCGATGCTGGTGTGCTCGCCGATCTCCAGCCCGCCGCTCGCGTCGAGCGCGGCGCCTTCGCCGATCCAGCAGTGTTCGCCGATCTTCAGGTTCTCCGGGCTGATGATCTTGACCCGCTCGCGGACCCTCGTCGACTCCGGCAGTCCGTAGAACCGAGCGCGCTCGGCGTCGTTCATGTACTGCGAGACGAGTTCGGTCAGGATCTGCGGGCGCAGCCGGTTGCTGCGCTCGTCATCGAAGAACATCGGCCTCGGTCACCAGTTTCTCGAAGGTACGCAGGTGTTCTTCGGCGACGACGTCGAGGCCGAAGTTGGCCCGCACCATCGCGCTTTCCCGCTGTGCCACCAAAGCCCGCTTCTCCGGGTCGTCGAGCAAGTCGATGACGATGTTCGCCACCGCCTCGCTGTCGTCCGGCCGCACCAGCAGGATGTTCTCCCCGTTGCGCAGTTCGATGCCCGGGTAGTTGTCCTCGCTGACCGACGCGATGGTCGCGGTGCCCGAAAGCATCGCCTCCAGCGACGCGGTGCCGCAGCCGCCGTTGAGGTCGTGCGTGACGATGTCGGCGGCGGCGAAGTACGCGGGGACGTCGGCCTTCGGCACGGCACCGGTGACGATGACGGCGTCCGCGACGCCGAGTTCTTCCGCCCGCTTCAGGAAGACGTCGTGGTAGACGCGCCCGACGACGAGCACCTTCACGCCGGGGTGTTTGTCCAAAATGGACGGAAGCGCCTCGACGAGCGGGAGCCGGTTGCGCAGGGGGATCACGTGTCCGAGCGAGACGATCACCGGACCGTCACCGAGACCGTGCTCCGCCCGCACATCGAGAGTCAGCGGCTTCTCGAAGTTCCCGGTGTCGACGGCGATCGGGAAGTAGTCCGAGTTCGCGTCGCTCGTGCCGTAGCGCTCGACGCAGTAGTCGACACCGAGCTTGTCGAGAATGACGTACCGCGGCTTGAGATAGCGCAGGATCGGGTTCACCAGCACGCTGTCCAGGAACCGGAACACGCCGCCGTACAGCTTGTTGTCGCTGATCAGCAGCGTGTGGATGGTCAGAAGCATCGGCAGCTTGTGCCGCCGCGCGTACAGCCCGGCCAGCCACGACAGATCGAAGAACTGCCCGTGCAGGTGGACGGCGTCCGGCTTGAACTCGTCCAGCAGCTTCCACAGCCGCCGCCAGTTCCCCGGCCGCAGCGAGGCGAAGCTCATGTCGAAGTCGATCGACAGGCCCAGTTGCGGCATCTTCACCGCGGGCAGGCGGACGACGCGGTAGCCGTCCTTCGTCTCGTCGGCCGGGGCGTCGGCGTAGGCGGCGGTGATCGCGAGCACCTCGTGCCCGCGCGCCGCGTACTGCTCGGCCAGGGACGCCGCCATGTGCGCGCTTCCGCCCACCCTAGGCGGGAAGAAGTTGTTCACCACTGCGATACGCATGGGGCGGTTCTCCCCTGGCCCGGCACTCACTCGGAGGCCTTCACCAGTTCGCGCATGCCCTCTTCCACGGTGATCTTCGGCTCCCAGCCGAGGACCTCGCGGGCACGGGTGATGTCCGCGGCGCGGCGCGAGACCAGCACCTCCCGCTCGTTGAACTGGGGCTCGACGTCGACGCCGACGGCGTCGATAAGGATCCGCGCCAGCGTCGCGATGGAGGTGTCGATCCCGGTGCCGATGTTGATCGGCAGGTTCGCCTGCTCCGACTCGAGCGCCGCGACGACCGCCCGGGCCAGGTCCGTGACGTGCACGAAGTCCATCGACTGGTCACCGCGGCCGTCGATCACCGGCGGCCGGCCGGCGCGCAGGCGCTGGATGAAGTGGTTGATCACCGACGTGTAGTAGGCCTCGATCTTCTGGCCGGGGCCGTACACGTTGAAGAACCGCAGCGCGTTCCACGACAGGCCCTTGGTGCGCTCGTAGAAGCCGAGCATGTCCTCGCCCGCGCGCTTCGAGATGCAGTACGGCGTGAGCGGCTTGAGCTCGTCGTCCTCGTGCATCGGCAGCCGCTTCGGGTCGCCGTAGACGGACGCGGTCGAGGCGAACACCACCCGCTCGACACCCTCGTCCGCCGCGGCGGCGAAGACGTTGTGGTTGCCGACCATGTTGATGTCGATGGACTCGTGCGGGTCCGCGACCGACTTGTTGATCGACACGGTGGCGAAGTGGATGACGTGCGTGCAGCCGCGCATGGCCTCGCGCACGGCGCCGCCGTAGCGGACGTCCTTCTCGACCAGCTCGACCTTGCCCGTGGCGACGAACTCGTTGATCCGGGCGCGGTCGCCGCGGGTCATGTTGTCGAAGACGCGGACGGTGTAGCCGCCCTCGATCAGCATCGGGATGACGTGCGCGGCGATGAAACCGCCGCCCCCGGTGAAGAAGACCTTCTTGTCGGGCATTTCTCTCCTAGCTCGGCAGTGCGGCGCTGACGGTCCCGATGACCCGGTCGACCTGGGCATCGGTGAGGTTGGCGTGCATCGGGACGGCGAGATGACGGGCGAAGAGGTCCGCCGATACCGGCAAGGTCTGCTTCTTGCCGTAGATGGGCTGGAGGTGCGAGGCGTAGGTGCCGAAGTTGCACTGCACGCCCTGTTCGCGGATCCGCAGCGCGAGCGCGTCGCGGTCGATCTCCGGGGCCACGGTGAGGATGTAGGCCTGCCACGGGTGCTCGCGGTCCGGCAGTTCCACCGGGACGTCGAGACCGGGCAGGTTCTCGAACGCCTCGTGGTAGCGCTTGGCCACCGAACGGCGGGCCGAAAGCAGGTCCGGGAGCCGGTCCAGCTGCACGTTCATGATCGCGGCCTGCACGTCCGAGAGCCGGAAGTTGTAGCCCAGCTCGTGGAATTCCGGGATCGGGAGCGCGCCGGAACCCTCGCGGGTGATGGCGGGCTCGATGCCGTAGGTGTGCAGCTTGCGCGCGTGCGCGATGAGGTCTTCGCGGTCCGAGACCAGCGCGCCGCCCTCGCCCGCGGTGATGCCCTTGCGGCCGTGGAAGGAGAACGCGGTCAGGTCGGCGAGGCTGCCTGCCGGGCGGCTCTTGTACGTCGCGCCCGCGGCGCAGGCGGCGTCCTCGAACAGCCACAGGCCGTGCTTGTCGGCGATGGCGCGGTACTCGTCGAAGTCACCGGGCTGCCCGGCGACGTCGACGGCGAGGATGCCGACCGTGCGCGGGGTGATCAGGGCTTCGATCGACGCCGGGTCGGCGCTCCAGACGTCGGGGCGGATGTCCGCGAACACCGGGGTCGCGCCGGCCTGGAGCACGGCGTGTCCGGTGGCGGGGAACGTGTAGTCGCCGACGATGACCTCGTCGCCCGGCTTCACGCCGAGCACACGCAGCCCGAGGAAGAGTGCCGAGCCACAGTTGCTGGTGGTCAGGGCGTGCGCGGTGCCGACGATCTTCGCGAAGCGTTCCTCGAAACGGCGGCACGCGGGGCCGGCACCGGCCAGCCAGCCGGACCGGAAGACCTCCGCCACGGCGGCGAGTTCTTCGTCGCCGACAGTCGGCTGACCGAGGACCACGGGTTCGAGCTCAGACATTCTTCCTACCCTCTCCCGTAGCCCTCTCCCATTGCGTGGGGACCCGGCGAAGTGTATAGACGCCGATCGGCGTAGTTCGGGCGGGCTAAATCCGCCCAGGTCAATGACGCCCTGGGTCCATCCATGCCCCCGCCACCGCCCTCAACGGAGAAGCTGCGCTTCCATGCCTAATCTCTAACTCATGCGATTCCGCGTGCTGGGGGCGACGGAGGTGCGCCGCGACGACGGCACCGCCGTCCCGATCGGCGGGCCCAGGGTGCGGACGTTGCTCGCGTTGCTCGCGCTGGAGGCGGGCCGGGTCGTCCCGGCGGAGCGGCTCATCGACGGCCTCTATGGCGAGCAGCCGCCCGAAGGCGTGGCGAACGCGCTGCAATCGCAGGTCTCGCGGCTACGCGGCGCGCTGAAGGAGCTCGCGCCCGTCGAGTTCAGCCCGGCGGGCTATCGGCTCGCCGTGGACCCCGACGACGTCGACGTGCACCGGTTCGAGCGGCTCGCCGCCGAGGGGCGGCGCGCTCTCGGGGCGGGAGACGCCGCGAAGGCGGCGGAACTGCTTCGCGACGCTCTCGCGCTCTGGCGTGGCCCGGCCTTCGCGGACATCACCGATGCGCCGTTCCGCGACCCGCAGGTCACCAGGCTGAACGAGCTGAAGACGTCGGCGATCGCGGACCGCGCCGAAGCCGAACTCAAGCTGGGAAGGCACGAAGGAGTCCTCGCCGAGCTTCGCGAGGTCATCGACGAGCAGCCGCTGCGGGAACGGCCCCGCGCGCTGCTGATCCGCGCGTTGCATGCCGCGGGACGGCAGGCCGACGCGCTCACCGCGTTCGAGGACGCCCGCCGGGTACTCGCCGACGAGCTCGGCGCCGACCCCGGCCCCGATCTCACCGCAGCGCATCTGGCCGTGCTCCGCGGTGAGACGCCACCGGTCAAGCCAGCGCCCATCGAGACCACGGCGTTGCCCGCGCAGCTCACCAGCTTCATCGGCCGTGAAGGCGATCTCCGGCACCTGCTCGGCAGGCTGGAGAGTTCACGGCTGGTGACGCTGACCGGACCGGGCGGGGCGGGCAAGACGCGGCTGGCCATCGAGACGGCGGCCGCCGTAGACCTCCCCGCGGTCTTCGTCGAGCTCGCTCCGTACACCGAAAACGCGGACGTCGCCCACGCCGTGCTGACCGCGCTCGGCCTGCGGACGGTCCCGCTCGGAACGGTCACCGCCCCGGTGGAGAACGCGCCGCTGGAGCGGCTGATCGACGCGCTGGCCGACCGCGCGGTCCTGCTGGTGCTCGACAACTGCGAGCACCTGGTCGAGGCCGCCGCGAAACTGGCCGCCCGGCTGCTCGGCGCGGCCCCCGCGCTGCGGGTGCTCGCCACCAGCCGCGAACCGCTGGGCATCACCGGGGAAGTCGTCTCTCCCGTGCCGCGGCTCGCCGTGCCGCCGCCGGGCACGCCGCCCGCCGAGTCGCTGGAGTTCGCCGCGGTCCGCCTGTTCGCCGACCGCGCACGAGCGGGCGATCCGGGCTTCACGGTCGACGAAGGCACCGCGGGCGACGTCCAGCGGGTCTGCGCCGCGCTCGACGGGCTGCCACTGGCCATCGAACTCGCCGCCGCGCGGGTGCGGACCCTGCCGGTCGGCGAGATCGCCGCCCGGCTGGACGACCGGTTCGGCCTGCTTTCGCGGGGCAGCCGGGTCGCCGAGAGCCGTCATCGCACCCTGCGCGCCGTCGTCGAGTGGAGCTGGGATCTGCTCGACGAGGACGAACGCCTGCTCGCCAGGCGGCTGACCGTTTTCGCGGGCGGCACGACCCTGGCCGACGCCGAAGCGGTCTGCGCCGTGCCGGACATCGCGGAACTGCTTCCGTCCCTTGTGGACAGATCGCTCGTCGAGCGCACCGGGGACCGGTATCGGATGCTCGAGACCATCCGCGCCTTCTTCGCCGGAAAGCTCGCCGAAGCGGGCGAAACCGAGCACTTGCGGCGCGCGCACGCCGAGCATTTCCTCGCACTGGCCGAGGAAGCGGATCCGCTGCTGCGCACCGGCGAGCAACTGGTCTGGCTCGATCGGCTCGACGCCGCCTATGACGATCTCTTGGCCGCGTTGCGCTGGGCCGCCGAATCCGACGTGCGGATCGCGCTGAGGCTTTCGGCTTCGCTGGTGACGTACTGGTGGATGCGCGGTCGCCGCTTCGAGGGCTCGACGCTGTGCTTGGAAGTGGTCAAACGGCTCGGGGAGCGGGCGCCGGACGGGCTCGAAGAGGACTACCAGCTCTGCGTGCTCACCGCCGCCGCGGGACTGCGGGGCCACGAGGCGCTCGACCGGCACCTGCCGCTCGTGGACGGCCTCATGCTGAGCCTCGTCAAGGCGCCCCGGAACCCGGCGCTGCTGCTGTTGATGGGCGTCGTGACCGGACCACCCGGTGACGACGACGCGCTGATCGAACGCAGCCGAGTGCTGCTGGCGAACAGTGACGCCTGGAGCCTCGCCCTCGCGCCGACCGGTTACGGCCTCCGCGCGCTGATGCAGGGAGACCTCGGCACGGCGGAGGAATTTCTGCTCGAGGGGGCGCAGGCGTTCCGCTCGCTCGGGGAACGCTGGGGCCTTTCCATGGCCCTCGACCATCTGTCGCAGATCCTGATCTGGACGAACCGGCAGGCCGAAGCGCTCGAAACGATGAACGAGGCCCTGCGGCTGATGCGGGAGCTCGGCGCGTCCGACGACAACGCCGACCTGCTGTGCCGTCGAGGCGGCAGCAAACTGCTCCGCGGCGACGCGGCGGGCGCGCGAGCGGATTTCGAACTCGCCATCGAGATCGCGCGCCGCGCCGGGATGCCCGAAAGCCGGGCGGCCGGGTACGTGGGGCT is from Amycolatopsis lurida and encodes:
- a CDS encoding SigE family RNA polymerase sigma factor, translating into MARGDDEFVEFVRNSANRLQHAAYLLTSDRHQAEDATQTALAKTYAAWSRVRRKDAYAYARQVLVNHVIDGWRRPIRENATEDIPEQPSGLDVAGAVVQRKWLLDALRTLTDRERAVVVLRHFFDLKESDVAGELGVSIGTVKSTNSRALSKLRITAEDGTELIGGLGR
- a CDS encoding copper resistance CopC family protein; protein product: MRFKRFGASLLVAGLALMGAATPAMAHSELKSSDPARGASLTTPPTQIKLTFSGPVTLADDNPIQITGPENASWTVGRAEVADTVVTAPVQAVGPAGEYTLRYKVAFDDSHAASGSVKFTLSAPAAAPSPSSQAPAAGQAPASSASPAPQAGETTPEGLVPAWVWIVLAVAVVVAGLVVALRFTRRKD
- a CDS encoding Uma2 family endonuclease, which codes for MSVVQWPHRLLTLDDWAALPKDPEHRAEVVEGVLVEAPRPMSFHQLAVTRLGYLLNEQLPEALMALSEAEFIVSELPLTVRVPDVLVAATELVERNPARYAAQDLRLVIEVLSEGTVRTDRVTKFSEYAEVGIEHYWIVDLEEPASMTTYRLIDGEYENFGEHTGKVSLDFDGTPLTFDLDALTTRHAQRP
- a CDS encoding NAD-dependent epimerase/dehydratase family protein — its product is MPDKKVFFTGGGGFIAAHVIPMLIEGGYTVRVFDNMTRGDRARINEFVATGKVELVEKDVRYGGAVREAMRGCTHVIHFATVSINKSVADPHESIDINMVGNHNVFAAAADEGVERVVFASTASVYGDPKRLPMHEDDELKPLTPYCISKRAGEDMLGFYERTKGLSWNALRFFNVYGPGQKIEAYYTSVINHFIQRLRAGRPPVIDGRGDQSMDFVHVTDLARAVVAALESEQANLPINIGTGIDTSIATLARILIDAVGVDVEPQFNEREVLVSRRAADITRAREVLGWEPKITVEEGMRELVKASE
- a CDS encoding DegT/DnrJ/EryC1/StrS family aminotransferase; this encodes MSELEPVVLGQPTVGDEELAAVAEVFRSGWLAGAGPACRRFEERFAKIVGTAHALTTSNCGSALFLGLRVLGVKPGDEVIVGDYTFPATGHAVLQAGATPVFADIRPDVWSADPASIEALITPRTVGILAVDVAGQPGDFDEYRAIADKHGLWLFEDAACAAGATYKSRPAGSLADLTAFSFHGRKGITAGEGGALVSDREDLIAHARKLHTYGIEPAITREGSGALPIPEFHELGYNFRLSDVQAAIMNVQLDRLPDLLSARRSVAKRYHEAFENLPGLDVPVELPDREHPWQAYILTVAPEIDRDALALRIREQGVQCNFGTYASHLQPIYGKKQTLPVSADLFARHLAVPMHANLTDAQVDRVIGTVSAALPS
- a CDS encoding acyltransferase; protein product: MFFDDERSNRLRPQILTELVSQYMNDAERARFYGLPESTRVRERVKIISPENLKIGEHCWIGEGAALDASGGLEIGEHTSIGLNTLIFTHSSWLANMTLQNHSGSDLIERKPVKIGKGCFIGGLVVIMAGVTIGDFATVQPNSVVAKDVPPRTLVAGNPARVFQKYDDEYIQSEVERVRAENARRRALAEERGDTPGSWGAPAGDFTE
- a CDS encoding glycosyltransferase family 4 protein encodes the protein MRIAVVNNFFPPRVGGSAHMAASLAEQYAARGHEVLAITAAYADAPADETKDGYRVVRLPAVKMPQLGLSIDFDMSFASLRPGNWRRLWKLLDEFKPDAVHLHGQFFDLSWLAGLYARRHKLPMLLTIHTLLISDNKLYGGVFRFLDSVLVNPILRYLKPRYVILDKLGVDYCVERYGTSDANSDYFPIAVDTGNFEKPLTLDVRAEHGLGDGPVIVSLGHVIPLRNRLPLVEALPSILDKHPGVKVLVVGRVYHDVFLKRAEELGVADAVIVTGAVPKADVPAYFAAADIVTHDLNGGCGTASLEAMLSGTATIASVSEDNYPGIELRNGENILLVRPDDSEAVANIVIDLLDDPEKRALVAQRESAMVRANFGLDVVAEEHLRTFEKLVTEADVLR
- a CDS encoding BTAD domain-containing putative transcriptional regulator — encoded protein: MRFRVLGATEVRRDDGTAVPIGGPRVRTLLALLALEAGRVVPAERLIDGLYGEQPPEGVANALQSQVSRLRGALKELAPVEFSPAGYRLAVDPDDVDVHRFERLAAEGRRALGAGDAAKAAELLRDALALWRGPAFADITDAPFRDPQVTRLNELKTSAIADRAEAELKLGRHEGVLAELREVIDEQPLRERPRALLIRALHAAGRQADALTAFEDARRVLADELGADPGPDLTAAHLAVLRGETPPVKPAPIETTALPAQLTSFIGREGDLRHLLGRLESSRLVTLTGPGGAGKTRLAIETAAAVDLPAVFVELAPYTENADVAHAVLTALGLRTVPLGTVTAPVENAPLERLIDALADRAVLLVLDNCEHLVEAAAKLAARLLGAAPALRVLATSREPLGITGEVVSPVPRLAVPPPGTPPAESLEFAAVRLFADRARAGDPGFTVDEGTAGDVQRVCAALDGLPLAIELAAARVRTLPVGEIAARLDDRFGLLSRGSRVAESRHRTLRAVVEWSWDLLDEDERLLARRLTVFAGGTTLADAEAVCAVPDIAELLPSLVDRSLVERTGDRYRMLETIRAFFAGKLAEAGETEHLRRAHAEHFLALAEEADPLLRTGEQLVWLDRLDAAYDDLLAALRWAAESDVRIALRLSASLVTYWWMRGRRFEGSTLCLEVVKRLGERAPDGLEEDYQLCVLTAAAGLRGHEALDRHLPLVDGLMLSLVKAPRNPALLLLMGVVTGPPGDDDALIERSRVLLANSDAWSLALAPTGYGLRALMQGDLGTAEEFLLEGAQAFRSLGERWGLSMALDHLSQILIWTNRQAEALETMNEALRLMRELGASDDNADLLCRRGGSKLLRGDAAGARADFELAIEIARRAGMPESRAAGYVGLSLLARHEGDLAAARALSERALAECPGGSFAAEGVRAGAKISLGWVLAAEGDVDGAEELHRLALASADRWHDSITMACAVEGLAGVALVRGDAERAAILIGAAVTIRGTPFAVDLDAALLRTTVRERLGDDFDRAYRRGLGLRGTAQLA